From a single Raphanus sativus cultivar WK10039 chromosome 3, ASM80110v3, whole genome shotgun sequence genomic region:
- the LOC108829841 gene encoding mechanosensitive ion channel protein 1, mitochondrial, translating to MGGGVRLSLLKSLYRRSSSSSSSCTPLSRRPFSRLAADEYVRPVVTSSQVLSGFGKKKEACAHSFGFGYPLNAKPFHYSTPLFARASFSSQPDDWVHKAKDVFNETANKAREASDELTPHVQQLLDSNPYLKDVMVPVSLTMTATLFAWVVMPKVLRRFHTYAIHSSSALLPQAFSIHHDVPYDKSFWGALEDPARYLMTFISFAQIASMVAPTTVAAQYFFPALKGAVILSLVWFLHRWKTNVITRVLSAKNVAGLDREKILTLDKVSSVGLFAIGLMASAEACGLAVQSILTVGGVGGVATAFAARDILGNVLSGLSMQFSRPFSMGDTIKAGSVEGQVVEMGLTTTSLLNAEKFPVLVPNSLFSSQVIVNKSRAQWRAIAFKIPLQIDDLDKIPQISEEIKETLRSNPKVFLGKEAPHCYLSRVEKSFAELTLGCNLKYMGKEELYTTQQEVLLESVKIIKKHGASLGTTWDNEGKEVR from the exons acACCTCTCTCACGCAGACCTTTCTCGAGACTAGCTGCTGATGAATATGTGAGACCAGTAGTAACGTCATCTCAGGTGTTGTCTGGTTTCGGGAAGAAAAAAGAGGCTTGCGCTCATTCTTTCGGTTTTGGATATCCTCTTAATGCTAAGCCTTTCCATTACTCCACCCCTTTATTTGCACGTGCTTCTTTCAGCTCACAACCTGACGACTGGGTTCACAAGGCCAAAGATGTCTTCAACGAAACTGCTAACAAGGCTAGAGAAGCCTCTGACGAGCTCACTCCTCATGTTCAACAATTGCTTGACTCCAACCCTTATCTTAAAGATGTCATGGTCCCCGTCTCTCTCACCATGACTGCTACTTTGTTCGCTTGGGTTGTCATGCCTAAGGTTCTCCGGAGGTTTCACACATATGCTATCCACAGCTCTTCTGCTCTGCTTCCTCAAGCCTTCTCTATCCATCATGATGTTCCCTACGATAAAAGCTTTTGGGGTGCTTTGGAGGATCCTGCCCGCTACTTAATGACCTTCATTTCTTTTGCACAAAT TGCGTCAATGGTGGCCCCAACAACCGTAGCAGCTCAGTACTTCTTCCCGGCATTGAAAGGGGCAGTCATCCTCTCCTTGGTCTGGTTCCTACATCGCTGGAAAACCAATGTGATTACCAGAGTTTTGTCTGCTAAGAATGTTGCTGGCCTAGACAGGGAGAAGATTTTGACTTTGGACAAAGTTTCATCAGTTGGTCTCTTTGCAATCGGTTTAATGGCTTCTGCCGAAGCTTGTGGTTTAGCTGTTCAGTCTATCTTGACTGTTGGTGGAGTAGGAG GAGTGGCCACTGCTTTTGCTGCAAGAGATATCCTTGGTAATGTGCTGAGTGGTCTCTCCATGCAATTCTCAAGGCCTTTCTCTATGGGAGATACTATCAAA GCTGGATCGGTAGAAGGTCAAGTGGTTGAGATGGGACTTACAACAACATCCTTGTTGAACGCCGAAAAATTCCCTGTCTTGGTACCTAATTCACTGTTTTCCAGTCAG gTGATTGTGAACAAGTCACGAGCTCAGTGGCGTGCTATAGCATTCAAGATCCCACTGCAGATAGATGACTTGGACAAGATCCCTCAAATATCAGAAGAAATCAAGGAAACGTTGAGGTCAAACCCAAAAGTTTTCTTAGGGAAAGAAGCTCCTCACTGTTACTTATCCCGAGTGGAAAAATCATTCGCTGAACTCACCCTTGGATGCAATCTTAAATACATG GGGAAAGAGGAACTTTACACAACCCAACAGGAGGTTCTTCTCGAGTCTGTCAAGATTATAAAGAAGCATGGTGCGTCATTGGGTACCACCTGGGACAATGAGGGGAAGGAAGTACGCTGA
- the LOC108829835 gene encoding phospholipase D beta 2 isoform X1 → MENYGSQYPYYPPPPPNPDPYPPQAYPPPLHHHYGSMSPHSGPLDYAPPLQHHYGSMSHSGHYSYDHQHQSPHPYPYPPQQPTLLQPHASFASYHEPPPPHHDHFGSSSPPVYPPPPLHDLMGGLSVSSHHSSYSSGSYHGRPHHSFSTHSHHLSHSGRLDSSHSPSLQIVPSSGKASLKVLLLHGNLDIWIYRANNLPNMDLFHNTLGAVFGSISNMIEEQLSKKITSDPYVSISVAGAVIGRTYVLSNTENPVWQQHFYVPVAHHAAELHFVVKDSDVVGSQLIGIVTIPVQQIHSGARIEGTYSILSTNGKPCKPGATLSLSIQYTSTDKLSVYHSGVGGGGVPGTYFPLREGGSVTLYQDAHVPEGVLPRIRLGNGMYYENGKCWDDMFHAICQARRLIYITGWSVWHNVRLARDKGNPASECTLGDLLKSRSREGVRVLLLVWDDPTSRDILGYKTDGVMGTHDEETRRFFKHSSVQILPCPRNAGKRHSWVKQTEVGTIYTHHQKTLIVDADAGGNRRKIIAFVGGLDLCDGRYDTPQHPLFRTLQTDHKGDYHNPTFTGNLSGCPREPWHDLHSKIDGPAAYDVLTNFEERWLKAAKPHRINKLKTSYDDALLRIERIPELLGVFDAPTVNANDPEAWHVQIFRSIDSNSVKGFPKDPKYATSKNLMCGKNVLIDMSIHTAYVKAIRAAQHFIYIENQYFIGSAYNWNAHKDIGANNLIPMEIALKIADKIRSNERFAAYIVIPMWPEGVPTGAATQRILYWQWKLNVL, encoded by the exons ATGGAGAATTATGGTTCTCAATACCCTTAttaccctcctcctcctcccaacCCAGATCCATACCCTCCCCAAGCTTATCCACCGCCCCTTCATCACCACTATGGTTCCATGTCTCCTCATTCTGGTCCTTTGGATTATGCTCCACCACTTCAACACCATTATGGTTCTATGTCTCATTCTGGTCACTATTCTTATGATCACCAACATCAATCTCCTCATCCTTACCCTTATCCTCCTCAACAACCAACACTACTCCAGCCACACGCTAGCTTTGCCTCCTATCATGAGCCACCACCCCCTCATCATGATCATTTCGGATCCTCTTCCCCACCTGTTTACCCGCCTCCTCCTCTTCATGACCTTATGGGTGGTCTCAGTGTTTCCTCTCATCATTCTTCATACTCCTCCGGCTCTTACCATGGACGACCTCATCACTCCTTTTCAACTCATTCTCATCATTTGTCTCACTCGGGCAGGCTTGATTCCTCACATAGTCCCAGTTTGCAGATTGTTCCCTCCTCTGGTAAAGCCTCCTTGAAGGTCCTCCTGTTGCATGGTAACTTGGACATTTGGATTTATCGTGCTAATAATCTCCCAAACATGGACTTGTTCCACAACACTTTGGGTGCCGTCTTTGGAAGCATAAGCAACATGATCGAAGAACAGTTGAGCAAGAAGATCACAAGTGATCCTTACGTTTCCATTTCGGTTGCTGGTGCTGTCATTGGAAGAACTTATGTCTTGAGCAACACCGAAAACCCTGTCTGGCAACAACACTTTTACGTTCCTGTTGCTCATCATGCCGCCGAGCTCCATTTTGTTGTCAAGGACAGTGATGTTGTGGGTTCTCAGCTTATAGGAATCGTTACCATCCCGGTCCAGCAAATTCACTCTGGTGCAAGAATTGAAGGAACTTACTCCATTCTCAGCACCAATGGGAAGCCTTGTAAACCTGGGGCCACTCTCTCATTATCGATTCAATATACCTCAACCGATAAACTCAGTGTTTATCATAGCGGAGTTGGTGGGGGTGGTGTCCCTGGAACATATTTTCCTCTCCGGGAAGGTGGGAGCGTGACGCTGTACCAAGATGCACACGTACCTGAAGGGGTTCTCCCGAGAATAAGACTTGGGAATGGAATGTATTACGAAAATGGCAAATGTTGGGATGATATGTTTCATGCCATATGTCAGGCTAGGCGTTTGATTTACATCACAGGTTGGTCAGTGTGGCATAATGTCAGGCTTGCTCGGGATAAAGGAAATCCTGCATCAGAATGTACACTCGGCGACCTCTTAAAATCAAGGTCCCGAGAAGGTGTAAGAGTCCTGCTTCTTGTTTGGGACGACCCTACTTCACGAGACATCTTGGGGTATAAAACA GATGGGGTGATGGGAACGCATGACGAGGAGACACGCCGTTTTTTCAAGCACTCCTCTGTTCAAATATTGCCATGCCCTCGAAATGCTGGGAAGCGACATAGTTGGGTCAAACAAACG GAAGTTGGAACCATCTATACACACCACCAAAAAACCTTGATAGTAGATGCTGATGCTGGAGGTAACAGGAGGAAAATCATAGCTTTTGTAGGCGGACTTGATCTTTGCGATGGTCGATATGATACACCTCAACATCCCTTGTTTAGGACGCTGCAAACAGATCATAAAGGTGACTACCACAACCCTACTTTCACG GGTAACCTCTCCGGTTGTCCAAGAGAACCTTGGCATGATTTGCACAGTAAGATTGATGGCCCAGCTGCGTACGATGTCCTGACCAATTTTGAGGAGAGGTGGCTAAAGGCTGCAAAGCCTCACCGAATCAATAAATTGAAGACATCATATGATGATGCATTGCTCAGGATTGAAAGGATTCCAGAATTATTAGGAGTCTTTGATGCTCCTACTGTTAACGCAAACGACCCTGAGGCTTGGCATGTTCAG ATCTTCCGTTCCATCGATTCAAACTCTGTCAAAGGTTTTCCGAAGGATCCAAAATATGCTACAAGCAAg AATTTGATGTGCGGTAAGAACGTGCTCATTGACATGAGCATACACACCGCATATGTAAAAGCCATTCGTGCAGCTCAACACTTcatctacattgagaaccagtATTTCATTGGATCCGCCTACAACTGGAATGCTCACAAGGATAtag GTGCCAACAACCTGATTCCTATGGAAATTGCTTTGAAGATTGCTGATAAGATCAGGTCAAATGAAAGGTTTGCTGCCTATATTGTCATTCCAATGTGGCCGGAAGGAGTTCCAACCGGTGCTGCTACACAGAGGATTCTATATTGGCAG TGGAAACTGAATGTCTTGTAG
- the LOC108829835 gene encoding phospholipase D beta 2 isoform X2, with the protein MENYGSQYPYYPPPPPNPDPYPPQAYPPPLHHHYGSMSPHSGPLDYAPPLQHHYGSMSHSGHYSYDHQHQSPHPYPYPPQQPTLLQPHASFASYHEPPPPHHDHFGSSSPPVYPPPPLHDLMGGLSVSSHHSSYSSGSYHGRPHHSFSTHSHHLSHSGRLDSSHSPSLQIVPSSGKASLKVLLLHGNLDIWIYRANNLPNMDLFHNTLGAVFGSISNMIEEQLSKKITSDPYVSISVAGAVIGRTYVLSNTENPVWQQHFYVPVAHHAAELHFVVKDSDVVGSQLIGIVTIPVQQIHSGARIEGTYSILSTNGKPCKPGATLSLSIQYTSTDKLSVYHSGVGGGGVPGTYFPLREGGSVTLYQDAHVPEGVLPRIRLGNGMYYENGKCWDDMFHAICQARRLIYITGWSVWHNVRLARDKGNPASECTLGDLLKSRSREGVRVLLLVWDDPTSRDILGYKTDGVMGTHDEETRRFFKHSSVQILPCPRNAGKRHSWVKQTEVGTIYTHHQKTLIVDADAGGNRRKIIAFVGGLDLCDGRYDTPQHPLFRTLQTDHKGDYHNPTFTGNLSGCPREPWHDLHSKIDGPAAYDVLTNFEERWLKAAKPHRINKLKTSYDDALLRIERIPELLGVFDAPTVNANDPEAWHVQIFRSIDSNSVKGFPKDPKYATSKNLMCGKNVLIDMSIHTAYVKAIRAAQHFIYIENQYFIGSAYNWNAHKDIGANNLIPMEIALKIADKIRSNERFAAYIVIPMWPEGVPTGAATQRILYWQHKTMQMMYGTIYNALVEARLDDKFSPEDYLNFFCLGNREMVDGNNKTSQSNENTPQASCLKSRRFMIYVHSKGMVVDDEYVVIGSANINQRSMEGTRDTEIAMGAYQPQHTWARRQSGPRGQIYGYRMSLWAEHMATLDDSFEEPESLECVSKVRRMGEDNWKQFRAEQVSEMKGHLLKYPVEVDRKGKVRPLPGSEEFPDVGGNIVGSFLAIQENLTI; encoded by the exons ATGGAGAATTATGGTTCTCAATACCCTTAttaccctcctcctcctcccaacCCAGATCCATACCCTCCCCAAGCTTATCCACCGCCCCTTCATCACCACTATGGTTCCATGTCTCCTCATTCTGGTCCTTTGGATTATGCTCCACCACTTCAACACCATTATGGTTCTATGTCTCATTCTGGTCACTATTCTTATGATCACCAACATCAATCTCCTCATCCTTACCCTTATCCTCCTCAACAACCAACACTACTCCAGCCACACGCTAGCTTTGCCTCCTATCATGAGCCACCACCCCCTCATCATGATCATTTCGGATCCTCTTCCCCACCTGTTTACCCGCCTCCTCCTCTTCATGACCTTATGGGTGGTCTCAGTGTTTCCTCTCATCATTCTTCATACTCCTCCGGCTCTTACCATGGACGACCTCATCACTCCTTTTCAACTCATTCTCATCATTTGTCTCACTCGGGCAGGCTTGATTCCTCACATAGTCCCAGTTTGCAGATTGTTCCCTCCTCTGGTAAAGCCTCCTTGAAGGTCCTCCTGTTGCATGGTAACTTGGACATTTGGATTTATCGTGCTAATAATCTCCCAAACATGGACTTGTTCCACAACACTTTGGGTGCCGTCTTTGGAAGCATAAGCAACATGATCGAAGAACAGTTGAGCAAGAAGATCACAAGTGATCCTTACGTTTCCATTTCGGTTGCTGGTGCTGTCATTGGAAGAACTTATGTCTTGAGCAACACCGAAAACCCTGTCTGGCAACAACACTTTTACGTTCCTGTTGCTCATCATGCCGCCGAGCTCCATTTTGTTGTCAAGGACAGTGATGTTGTGGGTTCTCAGCTTATAGGAATCGTTACCATCCCGGTCCAGCAAATTCACTCTGGTGCAAGAATTGAAGGAACTTACTCCATTCTCAGCACCAATGGGAAGCCTTGTAAACCTGGGGCCACTCTCTCATTATCGATTCAATATACCTCAACCGATAAACTCAGTGTTTATCATAGCGGAGTTGGTGGGGGTGGTGTCCCTGGAACATATTTTCCTCTCCGGGAAGGTGGGAGCGTGACGCTGTACCAAGATGCACACGTACCTGAAGGGGTTCTCCCGAGAATAAGACTTGGGAATGGAATGTATTACGAAAATGGCAAATGTTGGGATGATATGTTTCATGCCATATGTCAGGCTAGGCGTTTGATTTACATCACAGGTTGGTCAGTGTGGCATAATGTCAGGCTTGCTCGGGATAAAGGAAATCCTGCATCAGAATGTACACTCGGCGACCTCTTAAAATCAAGGTCCCGAGAAGGTGTAAGAGTCCTGCTTCTTGTTTGGGACGACCCTACTTCACGAGACATCTTGGGGTATAAAACA GATGGGGTGATGGGAACGCATGACGAGGAGACACGCCGTTTTTTCAAGCACTCCTCTGTTCAAATATTGCCATGCCCTCGAAATGCTGGGAAGCGACATAGTTGGGTCAAACAAACG GAAGTTGGAACCATCTATACACACCACCAAAAAACCTTGATAGTAGATGCTGATGCTGGAGGTAACAGGAGGAAAATCATAGCTTTTGTAGGCGGACTTGATCTTTGCGATGGTCGATATGATACACCTCAACATCCCTTGTTTAGGACGCTGCAAACAGATCATAAAGGTGACTACCACAACCCTACTTTCACG GGTAACCTCTCCGGTTGTCCAAGAGAACCTTGGCATGATTTGCACAGTAAGATTGATGGCCCAGCTGCGTACGATGTCCTGACCAATTTTGAGGAGAGGTGGCTAAAGGCTGCAAAGCCTCACCGAATCAATAAATTGAAGACATCATATGATGATGCATTGCTCAGGATTGAAAGGATTCCAGAATTATTAGGAGTCTTTGATGCTCCTACTGTTAACGCAAACGACCCTGAGGCTTGGCATGTTCAG ATCTTCCGTTCCATCGATTCAAACTCTGTCAAAGGTTTTCCGAAGGATCCAAAATATGCTACAAGCAAg AATTTGATGTGCGGTAAGAACGTGCTCATTGACATGAGCATACACACCGCATATGTAAAAGCCATTCGTGCAGCTCAACACTTcatctacattgagaaccagtATTTCATTGGATCCGCCTACAACTGGAATGCTCACAAGGATAtag GTGCCAACAACCTGATTCCTATGGAAATTGCTTTGAAGATTGCTGATAAGATCAGGTCAAATGAAAGGTTTGCTGCCTATATTGTCATTCCAATGTGGCCGGAAGGAGTTCCAACCGGTGCTGCTACACAGAGGATTCTATATTGGCAG CACAAGACAATGCAAATGATGTATGGGACTATCTACAATGCATTAGTGGAAGCCCGGCTTGATGATAAATTCTCCCCAGAAGACTATCTGAATTTTTTCTGTCTTGGAAACCGAGAGATGGTGGACGGAAATAATAAAACAAGTCAAAGCAACGAGAACACTCCTCAG gCATCATGTCTAAAAAGCAGAAGATTTATGATATATGTGCATTCAAAAGGGATGGTTGTTGATGACGAGTATGTGGTAATTGGATCTGCAAACATAAACCAAAGATCCATGGAAGGGACGAGAGACACGGAGATTGCAATGGGAGCTTATCAACCTCAACACACATGGGCAAGACGACAGTCTGGTCCTCGCGGTCAG ATATACGGGTATAGAATGTCACTTTGGGCAGAACATATGGCAACGTTAGATGATAGCTTTGAGGAGCCAGAGAGCCTAGAGTGTGTAAGCAAGGTGAGGAGAATGGGAGAGGATAACTGGAAACAGTTTAGGGCAGAGCAAGTGTCGGAGATGAAGGGACATCTGTTGAAGTATCCGGTGGAAGTTGATCGGAAAGGCAAAGTACGGCCACTACCAGGAAGCGAGGAGTTCCCTGACGTTGGGGGAAATATTGTCGGATCCTTCCTTGCTATACAGGAGAATCTTACAATCTGA